From Vreelandella neptunia, the proteins below share one genomic window:
- a CDS encoding DMT family transporter, translating into MSNQRVASNPHSGCIIGRAQRKTVDATAASLMLLFCLVLGFQQVAIKGVAEDISPMVQMALRSIMAVCLVGGLAYWRGIRWADVGHHWSPGLLVGLGFAAEFAFIAWGLTYTLASHMSVFLYTAPIFAALGLHLWVPGEQLSIRQWWGVGLAFLGMVIAMAPSGAYSIEIVIGDALGLLAGLSWAATTVVIRRTSLSEAPAELTLSYQLSVTALLLLPVAAISGQLMSAQFTPMAIASLGFQTLIISFAALLLWFTLLRRYRASQLGVFSFLAPLFGILFGTLLLNEPLSINFVIGGGVILVGIILVTR; encoded by the coding sequence GAAAGACAGTGGACGCAACGGCAGCATCGCTGATGCTGCTATTTTGCCTAGTGTTGGGTTTTCAGCAAGTGGCCATTAAAGGTGTGGCTGAGGATATATCACCCATGGTACAGATGGCCCTGCGCTCCATTATGGCGGTTTGCCTGGTCGGCGGGCTGGCTTATTGGCGAGGCATTCGGTGGGCGGATGTGGGTCACCATTGGAGCCCTGGGTTACTGGTGGGCCTCGGGTTTGCTGCTGAGTTCGCTTTTATCGCCTGGGGGTTAACCTATACCTTGGCGTCCCACATGTCGGTGTTTCTGTATACTGCGCCTATCTTCGCTGCCCTGGGTTTACATCTTTGGGTACCTGGCGAGCAACTCTCCATTCGCCAGTGGTGGGGCGTCGGCTTGGCATTTCTGGGAATGGTGATTGCCATGGCGCCAAGCGGCGCCTATAGCATCGAGATTGTCATCGGTGATGCACTGGGCTTGCTCGCAGGTCTCTCATGGGCAGCCACGACCGTTGTGATCCGCAGAACATCGCTTTCCGAAGCGCCAGCAGAGCTCACTCTGAGCTATCAACTGAGTGTGACGGCGTTGTTGCTCCTGCCGGTGGCGGCTATATCCGGACAGCTAATGAGCGCGCAGTTTACCCCGATGGCGATAGCCAGCCTTGGCTTTCAGACGCTGATCATTTCGTTTGCTGCGCTGCTGTTATGGTTTACCTTGTTGCGCCGCTACCGCGCTTCGCAGTTAGGCGTGTTTTCTTTCTTGGCGCCGCTTTTCGGTATTCTGTTTGGTACACTGCTGCTCAATGAGCCGCTGAGCATTAATTTTGTAATCGGCGGTGGCGTTATTTTAGTTGGCATCATTCTGGTGACTCGCTAA
- a CDS encoding putative RNA methyltransferase produces MSITPFQALACPLDGKPLSWSDSVWRCSDGHSFDIAKQGYVNLLPVQQKRSYDPGDSKAMVAARQRFLGAGHYQAIAEAVSNAVLSHAEVQAVGNPPFSCLDAGCGEGYYLRQLADAATNTHPLSLMGLDISKWAVLAAAKQDNKQAPLSSWVVGSNAHLPVQTETLDCVLCMFGFPVLSEFARVLRTGGVLLQVEAGPNHLRELREVIYPTLKPERSTEIEVLEGFTHHSIERVSYSLALNGSDEIVDLLAMTPHLYRASAEGRVRAAALEMLSVTVDVRLVIYTKI; encoded by the coding sequence ATGAGCATTACCCCTTTTCAAGCACTGGCGTGCCCGCTAGACGGAAAACCACTCAGTTGGTCGGATAGCGTTTGGCGATGCTCTGATGGTCACAGCTTTGATATTGCTAAGCAGGGCTACGTTAATTTACTGCCGGTGCAGCAAAAACGTTCCTACGATCCGGGGGATAGCAAGGCGATGGTGGCCGCTCGCCAGCGTTTTCTTGGTGCTGGGCATTACCAAGCTATTGCGGAGGCGGTTAGTAATGCCGTGTTGAGCCATGCTGAGGTTCAAGCGGTGGGCAACCCGCCATTTAGCTGCCTGGATGCCGGCTGCGGTGAAGGTTACTACCTTCGCCAATTAGCTGATGCAGCGACTAACACGCATCCACTTTCGCTGATGGGGCTGGATATCTCTAAATGGGCGGTATTAGCCGCTGCAAAGCAAGACAATAAACAGGCACCGTTAAGTAGTTGGGTGGTGGGCAGTAATGCGCACTTGCCCGTGCAGACGGAAACGCTGGATTGCGTGCTGTGCATGTTTGGCTTTCCGGTATTAAGCGAGTTTGCCCGTGTGTTGAGAACCGGAGGCGTACTACTGCAGGTCGAGGCGGGGCCCAATCACTTGAGGGAGCTGCGGGAGGTTATCTATCCCACGTTAAAGCCTGAACGCTCGACTGAGATAGAGGTGCTGGAAGGCTTTACTCACCATAGCATCGAGAGAGTAAGCTACTCGCTTGCGCTAAACGGCAGTGACGAAATTGTCGATCTGTTGGCGATGACGCCGCATCTTTACCGGGCCAGCGCTGAGGGGCGTGTGCGTGCAGCGGCTCTTGAAATGCTGTCCGTAACGGTGGATGTGCGGCTGGTGATCTATACGAAAATATAA
- a CDS encoding cold-shock protein, translating into MSTGTVKWFNDTKGFGFIAPSDGGDDLFAHFSEIQADGFKTLQEGANVSFDVTQGKKGLQASNIKQIS; encoded by the coding sequence ATGTCTACTGGCACAGTTAAGTGGTTCAACGATACTAAAGGCTTCGGTTTTATTGCTCCCTCTGACGGCGGCGATGACCTGTTTGCCCATTTCTCTGAAATTCAAGCAGACGGCTTCAAAACCCTGCAAGAAGGCGCTAACGTTTCTTTTGACGTTACCCAGGGTAAGAAAGGCCTTCAAGCTTCAAACATCAAGCAAATTTCCTAA
- a CDS encoding Atu4866 domain-containing protein, translating into MQENKLPIYWKRALVVAGIITIFPTTTSAQPILNEGNDAMADHPYVGTWVTKDGYIRHELLANNRYDEARGERESAYQGRYKVTGNHIEYWDDTGFTADGEFIDDVLYHAGMVLYRQQNMSTD; encoded by the coding sequence ATGCAAGAAAACAAGCTTCCCATTTACTGGAAACGTGCCCTGGTGGTCGCAGGCATTATCACTATTTTTCCAACGACCACCTCTGCTCAACCTATCCTAAACGAAGGAAATGACGCCATGGCAGACCATCCTTATGTTGGAACGTGGGTAACCAAAGACGGTTATATACGTCATGAGCTTCTAGCCAACAACCGCTACGATGAAGCCCGTGGCGAGCGTGAAAGCGCTTATCAGGGGCGCTATAAAGTGACGGGTAACCACATCGAATACTGGGACGACACTGGCTTTACCGCTGACGGTGAATTCATTGACGATGTGCTTTACCACGCTGGAATGGTGTTATATCGCCAACAGAATATGTCCACGGATTAA
- a CDS encoding SDR family oxidoreductase produces MTALTTPSSKVVLLTGASSGIGEATTRWLAGQGHHLIIGARRTDRLEALTHSLREEGGSVDFQALDVTDLKDMQAFADFAINTHGRIDVIVNNAGVMPLSPLAALKVDEWNRMIDVNIRGVLNGIAAVLPTMQAQESGQVINISSIGGLTVMPTAAVYCATKYAVRAISDGLRQETDKIRVTCVYPGVVESELANTITDAETAKAIDLFRQIALKPEAIASAIAHAINQPDDVDTSDIVVRPTASH; encoded by the coding sequence ATGACTGCTTTAACAACCCCATCTTCCAAAGTCGTTTTACTGACCGGTGCCAGCAGCGGCATCGGTGAAGCCACTACTCGCTGGCTTGCAGGTCAAGGGCACCATTTGATTATTGGCGCACGCCGAACTGACCGATTGGAAGCATTGACACACTCACTTCGCGAAGAGGGCGGCAGCGTGGATTTCCAGGCGCTGGATGTCACCGACCTTAAAGACATGCAGGCGTTTGCGGATTTCGCGATCAATACCCACGGCCGCATAGATGTCATCGTCAACAACGCGGGCGTCATGCCCTTATCGCCTTTGGCAGCGCTCAAAGTAGATGAGTGGAACCGCATGATCGATGTCAACATTCGCGGCGTACTCAATGGTATCGCCGCTGTTCTGCCTACTATGCAGGCCCAGGAAAGTGGCCAGGTGATCAACATCTCCTCCATCGGTGGCCTCACTGTTATGCCCACCGCAGCAGTCTACTGCGCCACTAAATATGCGGTGCGCGCGATTTCCGATGGGCTACGCCAGGAAACCGACAAGATCCGCGTGACCTGTGTCTACCCAGGGGTAGTGGAATCAGAGCTGGCCAATACCATCACCGACGCTGAAACCGCCAAGGCAATCGACCTTTTCCGCCAAATTGCACTCAAGCCCGAGGCTATCGCCTCCGCCATTGCGCATGCCATCAACCAGCCCGATGACGTGGATACCAGCGATATCGTAGTACGGCCTACGGCGAGTCACTAA
- a CDS encoding AraC family transcriptional regulator yields the protein MILKSDSMVYSNIAECLYQLAPHEGYTQSLLDGVRFMRSNRPLKNTSVLYEPSIVIICQGRKRGYLGDEVYIYDAQRYLVLSVPLPFTSETEASPDKPMLGIAIRLDAVVIAELVTMLEASGEYGFEAPRGMLSSPLEEPLADATLRLLRALSSPTDAHILAPFIVREICYRVLTGEQGGSVRTALSHYGQFGKIAKALNRIHANYADALEVGSLASEAGMSAPAFHVHFKAITQTSPIQYIKSTRLHHARLLMIRDGLTAAAAASRVGYESPSQFSREFKRFFGRPPAEEVRTMKASLDLLPPTHLVDIAVPH from the coding sequence ATGATACTGAAGAGCGATTCTATGGTTTACAGCAATATCGCCGAATGCTTATACCAACTCGCACCACACGAAGGGTATACCCAGTCGCTATTGGACGGCGTACGCTTTATGCGCTCTAACCGCCCGCTCAAAAACACCTCTGTGCTCTACGAGCCGAGTATCGTCATCATCTGCCAAGGCCGAAAGCGTGGCTATTTGGGTGATGAGGTGTATATCTACGATGCACAGCGCTATTTGGTGTTATCTGTGCCCCTGCCGTTTACTTCGGAAACAGAAGCCAGCCCTGACAAGCCAATGCTGGGTATTGCTATCCGCCTGGATGCGGTGGTAATCGCCGAGTTGGTGACGATGTTGGAGGCGTCAGGCGAGTATGGGTTTGAGGCGCCGCGCGGCATGCTTTCAAGCCCGCTGGAAGAGCCGCTGGCAGATGCGACATTACGTTTACTGAGAGCCCTTTCTTCACCAACGGATGCGCATATTCTCGCCCCTTTTATCGTCAGGGAGATCTGCTACCGGGTATTGACGGGAGAGCAGGGCGGCAGTGTTCGAACAGCACTCTCCCATTATGGGCAATTTGGTAAAATTGCTAAAGCGCTCAACCGTATCCATGCTAACTATGCCGATGCGCTGGAAGTAGGCAGCCTGGCGAGTGAAGCCGGCATGAGTGCGCCCGCCTTTCACGTACACTTCAAGGCAATCACCCAGACCTCTCCTATCCAGTACATTAAATCCACCCGCTTGCACCATGCTCGGCTGTTAATGATACGTGATGGGTTAACGGCTGCCGCAGCCGCGAGCCGAGTGGGCTATGAAAGCCCCTCCCAGTTTAGTCGTGAATTCAAGCGCTTCTTTGGCCGCCCGCCAGCGGAGGAGGTACGCACCATGAAGGCAAGCCTTGATTTATTGCCGCCTACTCACTTGGTGGATATCGCTGTGCCACACTAA
- a CDS encoding dicarboxylate/amino acid:cation symporter translates to MTRIWKAYAQASLILRVTVALVLGVIVGLIGGETVAVWLAPLGDLLLRLLTFLIVPIVLFTLMVGVNQSREGSAGRVGGKVFGYYLTSSALAIMVGLAVATLFSPGSGMTLDESASFSVPENPGVVDTLLNIVPDNIIGAFAELNMLGIIFTALVFGIALLKMRQSERQHAMGERLYGVIEALNEVTLKVMSGVLHYVPIGVFAIVAETVSQQGLETLLSLGDMVVVLYIALATQLLIYCVIMRLFGVKLRTFFREARTPMATAFATQSSSGTLPLTVNAAHRLGIPKSIYAFSLPLGATLNMDGAAIRIAISSVFAANVIGAPLDFISMVQIVLIGTLVSVGTAGVPGAGIIMIATVFAQVGLPIETVALLTAIDALVGMGCTALNVTGDLVGTSVIARSEGEELQEEFVEEAPATVKG, encoded by the coding sequence ATGACTCGTATATGGAAGGCCTATGCTCAGGCATCGTTGATTTTACGCGTCACTGTTGCGCTAGTACTGGGCGTTATCGTCGGGCTGATTGGCGGTGAAACAGTCGCTGTTTGGCTAGCGCCGTTGGGTGACCTGCTGCTACGGCTGCTTACTTTTCTGATTGTCCCCATTGTGCTGTTTACGCTGATGGTAGGGGTGAATCAGTCCCGGGAGGGAAGCGCTGGCCGCGTAGGCGGCAAGGTGTTTGGCTATTACCTTACCTCTTCTGCGCTGGCGATCATGGTGGGCTTAGCGGTTGCCACGCTGTTTAGCCCTGGCAGCGGTATGACGTTGGATGAGAGCGCCAGTTTCTCGGTGCCCGAGAATCCCGGTGTTGTCGATACGCTGCTGAATATAGTGCCGGATAATATTATTGGTGCGTTTGCCGAACTCAACATGTTGGGCATTATTTTTACGGCGCTGGTGTTTGGCATCGCCCTGCTAAAAATGCGCCAGTCAGAGCGTCAGCATGCCATGGGGGAGCGTCTTTATGGGGTGATTGAAGCGCTAAACGAGGTCACTCTAAAAGTGATGTCGGGTGTATTGCACTACGTGCCTATCGGCGTGTTTGCGATTGTCGCCGAAACGGTGAGTCAGCAGGGGTTGGAAACGCTGCTCTCACTGGGCGATATGGTGGTTGTTCTGTATATCGCGCTGGCAACCCAACTGCTGATTTATTGCGTCATCATGCGGCTGTTTGGCGTGAAGCTGCGCACCTTCTTCCGCGAGGCCCGTACGCCGATGGCCACGGCGTTTGCCACCCAAAGTAGCTCGGGTACGTTACCGCTAACGGTTAATGCTGCCCATCGCTTAGGAATTCCCAAAAGCATCTATGCTTTTAGTCTGCCGTTAGGGGCTACTTTAAATATGGATGGGGCGGCGATTCGTATCGCCATCTCGTCGGTGTTTGCCGCCAACGTGATTGGTGCACCGCTGGATTTCATCAGCATGGTGCAAATCGTGTTGATCGGCACACTAGTGTCGGTGGGCACGGCTGGGGTGCCGGGGGCGGGAATCATAATGATTGCCACGGTGTTTGCTCAAGTGGGCTTGCCAATTGAAACCGTCGCGTTGCTCACCGCTATCGATGCGCTGGTGGGAATGGGCTGTACGGCGCTGAACGTGACAGGCGACTTGGTCGGCACCTCTGTGATAGCCCGTAGTGAAGGCGAGGAGTTGCAAGAGGAGTTTGTCGAAGAAGCACCAGCGACGGTAAAGGGGTAA
- a CDS encoding nucleoside deaminase, which translates to MLNDRELAYLTRAVELAEEALEAGDEPFGSVLVSAEGDILAEDRNRIAGGDSTQHPEFFLARWAAQNMTPEARAKATVYTSGEHCPMCAAAHGWVGLGRIVYASSSEQLGRWLADLDVAPSPVATLPIQQIVPGLKVEGPVAELDERVHALHKRRHASPTLKA; encoded by the coding sequence ATGTTGAATGATCGAGAACTCGCTTACTTAACGCGTGCCGTTGAGTTAGCCGAAGAAGCCCTTGAGGCGGGTGATGAACCTTTTGGTAGCGTACTGGTAAGTGCCGAAGGAGATATCTTGGCCGAAGACCGTAACCGCATTGCCGGTGGGGATTCTACTCAGCACCCGGAGTTCTTCCTGGCGCGCTGGGCTGCTCAGAATATGACGCCGGAGGCGCGAGCAAAGGCGACCGTTTACACTTCAGGCGAGCATTGCCCGATGTGTGCCGCTGCCCATGGCTGGGTAGGGCTAGGGCGAATTGTCTACGCCAGCTCGTCTGAACAGTTGGGTCGTTGGCTTGCAGATTTAGACGTGGCGCCTTCCCCAGTTGCGACCTTGCCTATTCAACAGATTGTGCCAGGGCTCAAGGTAGAAGGCCCGGTAGCTGAGCTGGATGAACGGGTTCACGCTTTGCATAAACGGCGCCATGCCAGCCCTACTTTAAAGGCCTAA
- a CDS encoding YqaE/Pmp3 family membrane protein, whose protein sequence is MAFTATDPIKMIFAVILPPLGVFFEVGFKGHFWLNIILTLFGFVPGIIHAFYVILKH, encoded by the coding sequence ATGGCGTTTACAGCGACTGATCCAATCAAGATGATTTTTGCCGTAATACTTCCCCCACTCGGCGTATTTTTTGAGGTCGGTTTTAAAGGGCATTTCTGGCTGAATATTATTCTAACGCTATTTGGCTTCGTACCGGGCATCATTCATGCGTTTTATGTGATATTGAAGCACTAG
- a CDS encoding TonB-dependent receptor family protein, which translates to MATLQVTAPRLSRELYATPAAVSTLDREAIAQGQQRTRLDEALVRVPGMFLQNRDNFAQGQRISIRGFGARAPFGVRGITVMVDGIPYTLPDGQAQLDAIDLDSAERIEVIRGPSSVLYGNAAGGVIDITTADGRDNPGSSVRTEVGSDGYRKAVVQTGGAQGDWSHHVSFSALNVDGYREQSSTEKYLLNAKLRRELGSDRALTAIINLLENPRSEDPGALNAGEVARGRDQAAPNSLALDAGQNVDQQLIGLQYEDLSAGPGALYLKGFVAQRDFEQQLPYVGDSRIGYQRDYLGASAEYHHEVSLGSLPLSYITGVDVARQDDERFRNAVNGQGVVGEQLAEETQTATSVGVFAQGDLALTEQVTLSLGARFDSVELEVDDRYLSDGDQSGEQTFNEWSGSAGLSYRYRPQHQVYVNTGTAFETPTFSEFANPVGGGFNPSVSPQKAWNREVGARGYIAPLAMDYDLTLFSVRVRDELVPYDDGGRTFYQNAGDTDRDGIELALGWQLADQWRLDSALTLASYEFDRFTTPSESFGGNRIPGLPEQTWVNQLTWQGLDERFATLETQYVGDMVADNANETEVDSYWLVNLRVGDGWQLGSDTRLNAYVGVRNLLDEEHYANVRLNGTFGRFYEPAPGRSVYGGVEVSF; encoded by the coding sequence ATGGCCACACTTCAAGTGACGGCGCCACGATTATCGCGAGAGCTTTACGCCACGCCCGCTGCGGTTTCAACGCTCGACCGTGAGGCGATTGCTCAGGGGCAGCAGCGCACGCGTCTGGATGAGGCGTTAGTGCGCGTGCCTGGCATGTTTTTGCAGAACCGCGATAATTTCGCCCAAGGCCAGCGAATCTCTATTCGCGGTTTTGGCGCTCGGGCGCCGTTTGGCGTTCGCGGTATTACCGTCATGGTGGATGGCATTCCCTATACGCTACCCGATGGCCAAGCCCAGTTAGATGCCATTGATCTGGACAGCGCTGAGCGCATCGAAGTGATCCGCGGGCCCTCTTCGGTACTTTACGGCAACGCGGCGGGTGGGGTGATTGATATCACCACCGCCGATGGGCGCGATAACCCAGGCTCAAGCGTGCGCACCGAGGTGGGCAGCGATGGCTACCGTAAGGCAGTCGTACAAACCGGTGGAGCCCAGGGGGACTGGTCGCACCACGTCAGCTTCTCTGCTCTTAATGTGGATGGTTACCGGGAGCAGAGCTCTACAGAGAAATACCTGTTGAATGCCAAACTGCGCCGCGAATTAGGCAGCGATCGGGCGTTAACCGCGATTATCAACCTGCTTGAAAACCCCCGTTCCGAAGACCCCGGCGCGCTGAACGCCGGTGAAGTGGCCCGTGGCCGCGATCAAGCGGCGCCGAACTCATTAGCGTTGGATGCCGGACAGAACGTAGATCAGCAGCTTATCGGGCTACAGTACGAAGATCTGTCTGCCGGCCCTGGAGCGCTCTATTTAAAAGGCTTTGTTGCCCAGCGCGATTTTGAGCAGCAGCTACCCTATGTGGGCGATAGCCGTATCGGCTACCAGCGTGACTATCTGGGCGCGAGCGCTGAGTATCACCATGAAGTCAGCTTGGGCAGCCTGCCGCTGAGCTACATCACCGGTGTTGATGTGGCCCGCCAAGACGATGAGCGCTTTCGTAATGCGGTAAATGGCCAAGGTGTGGTCGGCGAGCAGTTGGCGGAAGAGACCCAGACGGCGACCTCCGTCGGGGTATTTGCCCAGGGCGATTTAGCGCTGACTGAGCAGGTAACGCTCTCGCTTGGCGCGCGCTTCGATAGCGTGGAGTTAGAGGTAGACGATCGTTACCTGAGCGATGGTGATCAGAGCGGTGAACAAACCTTCAATGAGTGGAGCGGTTCAGCGGGGCTTAGCTACCGTTACCGCCCTCAGCACCAGGTCTACGTGAATACCGGTACGGCGTTTGAAACGCCGACCTTCTCAGAGTTTGCCAATCCAGTGGGGGGCGGTTTCAACCCGTCCGTGTCGCCGCAAAAAGCCTGGAACCGTGAAGTTGGCGCGCGTGGCTACATTGCACCGCTTGCCATGGACTACGATTTAACGCTGTTTTCGGTACGCGTGCGTGACGAGCTGGTGCCTTATGATGACGGCGGTCGCACCTTCTACCAAAACGCAGGCGATACCGACCGCGACGGCATTGAGCTGGCGCTGGGTTGGCAGCTTGCTGACCAGTGGCGGTTGGATAGTGCCCTGACGCTGGCAAGCTACGAGTTTGATCGATTTACTACACCGTCAGAGAGTTTTGGCGGTAACCGCATACCTGGCTTACCCGAGCAGACCTGGGTCAATCAGCTAACTTGGCAGGGCCTGGATGAGCGCTTTGCCACGCTGGAGACCCAGTACGTAGGCGATATGGTGGCGGACAACGCCAATGAGACAGAAGTCGATAGCTATTGGCTGGTGAACCTGCGGGTGGGTGATGGTTGGCAGTTGGGAAGCGATACGCGGCTAAATGCGTATGTGGGCGTGCGCAATCTCTTAGATGAAGAGCACTACGCCAACGTGCGCTTGAACGGCACCTTTGGCCGTTTCTACGAACCTGCCCCGGGTCGCAGTGTTTATGGTGGCGTAGAAGTTAGTTTCTAA